One Candidatus Kapaibacterium sp. genomic window carries:
- the rpsD gene encoding 30S ribosomal protein S4 — protein sequence MNYNGPKVKISRKLGINLTPKAGKIAGKKPYPPGQHGNTKRRAKQSDYGKQLLEKQRIRLQYNISESQMSAYYTKATKLTGNTADLLVQLLETRLDAVVYRAGFSRSTYAARQYVVHGHVLVNGRKVNVPSYQVRVGDVVSIKEKSRSLDCFQEAIRNSGSPAYLEVSKAEFSAKLAYIPAREEIPIQCEISLVVEYYSR from the coding sequence ATGAATTATAATGGTCCGAAAGTAAAGATTTCCCGTAAATTGGGTATTAATCTGACACCCAAAGCAGGCAAAATTGCCGGCAAAAAGCCTTATCCACCAGGACAGCACGGCAATACAAAACGTCGCGCTAAACAATCCGACTACGGTAAGCAATTACTCGAAAAGCAACGTATTCGTCTGCAATATAACATTTCCGAAAGCCAAATGTCAGCTTATTATACTAAGGCGACAAAATTGACCGGAAACACAGCAGACTTGTTGGTTCAGTTACTCGAAACAAGACTCGATGCAGTAGTTTACAGAGCCGGTTTCTCACGTTCAACTTATGCTGCAAGGCAATACGTAGTCCATGGACACGTTTTGGTCAATGGTCGCAAAGTAAATGTGCCATCCTACCAAGTAAGAGTGGGCGATGTGGTTTCGATTAAAGAAAAAAGCAGAAGCCTTGATTGTTTCCAAGAAGCAATCAGAAACTCAGGCTCGCCTGCATATCTCGAAGTTTCGAAAGCCGAATTTTCTGCAAAATTGGCTTACATTCCTGCAAGAGAAGAAATTCCAATTCAATGCGAAATTTCGCTTGTTGTCGAATACTACTCAAGATAA
- a CDS encoding IPT/TIG domain-containing protein, with translation MKYIKILLLMSAVIWLSSCTEENDPTNPSSQVSIISVSPGQGNIGDVITITGNNFSNIKSSNQVFFAGVIAYPDEVILGNPMKLQVRVPQGAMSGFITVRTGGKEAQSPSQFTVLNEMIGNLYPFSGGTYWVYNYFMLDSSDNRVQGSNLKDSLFISGTTNFFGKESFIIQKYSTNPETSQYEKKDDQYFYTEDNKLYTHPNFFVDLLNLSGTAIQLPFSMDEKWYKISDRTQNEWDIFAKLFSNEPMTFGATEGTVSGNLTIKGSNDGTEHITVPAKSGNSFKFKMKIKFDGKVSVPSIGMNNLDLKLDREVEFYYMAEIGRVMMKMKAMKLFIPNVIDSNIPGFETELLTYLIK, from the coding sequence ATGAAGTATATTAAGATTCTGCTTTTGATGAGTGCAGTGATTTGGTTAAGTTCTTGTACTGAGGAAAATGACCCGACCAATCCCAGTAGTCAGGTTAGTATCATATCAGTAAGTCCGGGGCAAGGCAATATTGGTGACGTGATTACTATTACAGGTAATAACTTTTCGAATATCAAATCCTCAAATCAAGTGTTTTTTGCGGGTGTAATTGCCTATCCTGATGAAGTTATTTTAGGAAATCCAATGAAATTGCAAGTGCGAGTTCCCCAAGGAGCAATGTCCGGCTTTATTACTGTCAGAACCGGTGGGAAAGAGGCACAAAGTCCTTCACAATTCACTGTACTTAATGAAATGATCGGTAACCTATATCCGTTTTCGGGCGGTACATATTGGGTTTACAACTATTTCATGCTTGATTCATCTGATAATAGAGTCCAAGGGAGCAATCTCAAGGACTCTCTTTTTATTTCCGGCACCACTAATTTTTTTGGCAAAGAAAGCTTCATAATTCAAAAATACAGCACAAACCCCGAGACATCGCAGTACGAAAAGAAGGACGACCAATATTTCTACACGGAAGATAATAAGCTCTATACTCACCCTAACTTTTTTGTTGACTTGCTGAATTTGAGCGGAACAGCTATCCAACTTCCATTTTCTATGGATGAAAAATGGTATAAAATCAGCGACCGTACCCAAAACGAATGGGATATATTTGCCAAATTATTCAGCAACGAACCTATGACATTTGGTGCAACCGAAGGCACTGTTTCCGGCAACCTTACTATCAAAGGCAGTAATGACGGGACTGAACATATCACGGTTCCGGCAAAATCCGGCAATTCTTTCAAATTTAAAATGAAAATCAAATTCGATGGTAAAGTCAGCGTACCTTCAATTGGAATGAATAATTTAGACCTCAAACTTGATAGGGAAGTAGAATTTTATTATATGGCTGAAATTGGCAGAGTAATGATGAAAATGAAAGCTATGAAATTGTTTATTCCAAATGTAATTGATTCGAACATTCCAGGGTTTGAAACTGAATTATTGACATATTTGATAAAATAA
- a CDS encoding lytic murein transglycosylase encodes MFGKGKYITIAMIALLLVLSSSKIMFSTNFAGKELSKADFFKPIVEILIERGIDTNFLNEMIYDTRTQFDEKYVKINVTGFLTKADYSSHYNNRSVGNTVKFLGENMATLQLAEMQFGVPKEVIASILWIETRHGSYLGNHHITSVYLSTAMCNQPEYIELNIENMKSTFKGSEKEFEELKTKIFERSERKANWAIDQLIAMEKVNTLLPNPILDIRGSWAGAFGISQFLPSSFVSWAVDGNGDGVIDLFNTEDAIFSVANYLVANGWGIEQEQRRAAVFHYNNSSAYVDAVLKLADLAASKFDDSDYSGE; translated from the coding sequence ATGTTCGGTAAAGGAAAATATATTACAATAGCCATGATAGCACTTTTATTAGTACTATCATCATCTAAAATTATGTTTTCGACTAATTTTGCCGGCAAAGAATTATCCAAAGCCGATTTTTTCAAACCGATTGTCGAAATTCTAATCGAACGTGGGATTGATACTAATTTCCTAAATGAAATGATTTATGACACTCGGACTCAATTCGATGAAAAGTATGTCAAAATCAATGTCACCGGTTTTTTGACCAAAGCTGATTATAGCTCTCATTATAACAATCGTTCGGTTGGCAATACTGTCAAATTTCTCGGCGAGAATATGGCAACTCTCCAACTTGCAGAGATGCAATTTGGAGTACCCAAAGAAGTGATAGCGTCCATTTTGTGGATAGAAACCCGTCATGGCTCATATCTTGGCAACCACCATATCACAAGTGTGTATCTGAGTACTGCTATGTGCAATCAACCTGAATATATCGAATTGAATATCGAAAATATGAAAAGTACTTTCAAAGGTAGCGAGAAAGAATTTGAAGAACTAAAAACCAAAATTTTTGAACGTTCCGAAAGGAAAGCAAATTGGGCAATTGACCAATTAATCGCTATGGAAAAAGTCAACACGCTGCTTCCAAATCCGATTCTGGATATCAGAGGTTCATGGGCAGGGGCATTTGGTATCTCGCAGTTTTTGCCGAGCAGTTTCGTATCATGGGCAGTTGATGGCAATGGCGATGGTGTGATTGATTTGTTCAATACCGAAGATGCAATCTTTTCTGTAGCTAACTATCTCGTTGCTAACGGATGGGGAATTGAGCAAGAACAACGACGTGCCGCAGTTTTCCATTATAATAATTCGAGTGCGTATGTTGATGCAGTTTTGAAACTTGCTGATTTGGCGGCTTCCAAATTCGACGATTCAGATTACTCCGGCGAATAA
- a CDS encoding NAD(P)/FAD-dependent oxidoreductase: MLDYDVIIIGAGVVGLACAARLSERYSVLVLERHSSFGQETSSRNSEVIHAGIYYQPGSLKAKLCVAGKVMLYDWCQNHNVNFKRLGKFIVAHDENEIRKLEILAQNAQKNGVNDLEMMNSESFKEIEPNVFAVAALWSPSTGIVDSHGLMKSLYNEAIKNGCDFAFHHEVMQIHKLDEGYAVVANCEGDSFEVSTKFVVNSAGLDADTIASRAGIDIQKSDYSLHYCKGHYFRLNHSKSGLIKHLIYPVPTEKHEGVGIHATIDLDGAVKFGPDIHYLNDRNCDYKVSDEIIEKFYKSVVRYLPSLEISDLSPDQSGIRPKLQASGEDFRDFVICDEKDKNLPGFINLIGIESPGLTACLAIAEYVEKLLSPYSPE; the protein is encoded by the coding sequence ATGCTTGATTATGATGTCATAATAATTGGCGCAGGTGTCGTAGGATTGGCTTGCGCAGCAAGATTATCCGAGCGATACAGCGTTTTGGTGCTCGAGCGCCACAGCAGTTTCGGGCAGGAAACAAGCTCGCGGAACAGCGAAGTCATTCATGCAGGGATTTACTATCAGCCCGGTTCGCTCAAAGCCAAACTTTGCGTAGCCGGAAAAGTGATGCTATATGATTGGTGCCAAAATCACAATGTAAATTTCAAACGACTCGGGAAATTTATAGTAGCTCATGATGAAAATGAGATTCGTAAATTGGAAATTTTGGCTCAAAATGCTCAGAAAAATGGTGTAAATGATTTGGAGATGATGAATTCAGAGAGTTTTAAGGAAATCGAACCCAATGTATTTGCTGTAGCTGCATTATGGTCGCCATCAACGGGAATTGTTGATTCTCACGGTTTGATGAAAAGCCTGTATAATGAAGCAATCAAAAACGGCTGCGATTTTGCCTTTCATCACGAAGTAATGCAAATCCACAAGCTCGATGAAGGATATGCAGTAGTTGCGAATTGTGAGGGAGACAGTTTTGAAGTAAGCACGAAATTTGTAGTTAATTCCGCAGGGCTCGATGCGGATACAATTGCATCGCGAGCCGGAATTGATATTCAGAAGTCAGATTATTCGTTGCACTATTGCAAAGGGCATTATTTCAGGCTCAATCACTCAAAATCCGGATTGATTAAGCATTTGATATATCCCGTTCCGACGGAAAAGCACGAAGGCGTTGGTATTCATGCCACTATTGACCTTGATGGAGCGGTTAAATTCGGTCCGGATATTCACTATCTAAACGACAGGAATTGCGATTACAAGGTTAGTGATGAAATAATCGAAAAATTTTACAAAAGCGTTGTGAGATATTTGCCGTCATTAGAAATTAGCGATTTGTCGCCGGACCAATCAGGAATTCGCCCAAAACTTCAAGCAAGTGGTGAAGATTTCAGGGATTTTGTGATTTGCGATGAGAAGGACAAAAATTTGCCCGGATTTATAAATTTAATTGGAATAGAATCGCCGGGATTGACTGCCTGTTTGGCTATTGCAGAGTACGTTGAGAAGTTGCTTTCGCCTTATTCGCCGGAGTAA
- a CDS encoding glycosyltransferase family 4 protein, translated as MNKNKYDTAIVCGSYGRGGLEFNTVKLASELIKRGNSIVVFAKADTFIAQRCQDLAIPLMNLPKYMKYFDFYNAWRLAFRLKMIACKNIITSFHPDLSLLANTKLINQQLNLIYQQQMHIGRRKKDIFHRIRYSQVDYWVSPLQLLAGDVLRLSTVREDQIRIIPLGVDTEKIKPQIPREEYRKKSGFADNDIVFCIIGRIDSQKGQLTILRAFDKIKQEKNIKLLIVGEKTVGEGEEYYNQLLQFIDEQNLGDRVTITDFEKNVGNVMNAVDCFILASSSEAYGMVTVEAFLSKLPIIASANGGTLELTQNGQYGRLFKPHDVEDLAAAMQEFVQDRAAFISRADKAYDYAKSSFTLDHECKGIESLFR; from the coding sequence TTGAACAAAAATAAATACGATACGGCGATAGTTTGCGGTTCTTACGGTCGGGGCGGTTTGGAGTTTAATACTGTCAAATTGGCATCAGAACTCATCAAACGGGGCAATTCCATAGTGGTTTTCGCCAAAGCCGATACTTTTATCGCCCAACGGTGCCAAGATTTGGCGATTCCGTTGATGAATTTGCCCAAATACATGAAATATTTCGATTTTTATAATGCTTGGAGATTGGCTTTTAGGCTGAAGATGATTGCTTGTAAAAATATCATTACAAGTTTTCATCCCGATTTGAGCTTGCTTGCTAACACGAAGCTCATCAATCAGCAACTGAATTTGATTTACCAACAACAAATGCACATTGGTCGCCGAAAAAAGGATATTTTCCATCGGATTCGCTATTCGCAAGTTGATTACTGGGTTTCGCCTTTGCAATTGCTTGCCGGTGACGTATTGCGACTAAGCACAGTTCGAGAAGACCAAATCCGAATAATTCCGCTCGGAGTTGATACGGAAAAAATCAAGCCGCAAATCCCGCGAGAAGAGTATCGCAAAAAGTCTGGATTTGCCGATAATGATATTGTTTTTTGTATCATCGGCAGAATTGACAGTCAAAAGGGACAACTGACTATTTTGAGGGCATTTGATAAAATTAAGCAGGAAAAGAACATCAAATTGCTAATTGTTGGTGAGAAAACTGTCGGAGAAGGCGAAGAATATTATAATCAGCTTTTGCAATTTATTGATGAGCAGAATCTGGGCGATAGAGTAACAATTACCGATTTTGAAAAAAATGTCGGGAATGTGATGAATGCCGTTGATTGCTTTATTTTGGCATCGAGTTCAGAAGCCTACGGCATGGTGACTGTTGAAGCATTTTTGTCGAAATTACCCATAATCGCAAGTGCCAATGGCGGCACTCTCGAACTTACTCAAAATGGGCAATACGGCAGATTGTTCAAACCGCACGATGTCGAAGATTTGGCAGCGGCTATGCAGGAGTTCGTGCAAGATAGAGCAGCCTTCATTTCCCGAGCCGATAAAGCGTATGATTATGCCAAATCGAGCTTCACTTTGGACCACGAATGCAAAGGCATTGAGAGTCTATTCAGATAA
- a CDS encoding DoxX family protein, protein MKDLYSEKSMHIGLLVVRVGMGLAMIFHGYPKLMGGAEKWEAIGSSLNYLGITWGHSTFGFLAGLIETLGGLLLIFGLFHLPVVFLLLSTILVALIYKINVSDGFLGFAHPLEVSIIFLGLLITGPGIYSIDKIWNKNDSRNTNLKQ, encoded by the coding sequence ATGAAAGATTTATATTCAGAAAAAAGTATGCACATCGGCTTACTCGTCGTAAGAGTGGGTATGGGTTTGGCAATGATTTTTCACGGTTATCCGAAACTTATGGGTGGCGCTGAAAAATGGGAAGCTATCGGCAGTTCCTTGAATTATTTGGGAATCACTTGGGGGCACAGCACTTTCGGGTTCTTGGCAGGTTTAATCGAAACACTCGGCGGTTTGCTTCTTATATTCGGACTTTTCCATTTGCCTGTGGTCTTCTTATTGTTGTCCACCATTCTCGTTGCCTTAATTTATAAAATCAATGTATCGGACGGATTTTTGGGCTTTGCTCATCCGCTCGAAGTTTCAATTATTTTCCTTGGATTGCTTATAACGGGTCCGGGAATTTATAGTATAGATAAAATTTGGAATAAAAATGATTCAAGAAATACAAATCTTAAACAATAA
- the miaB gene encoding tRNA (N6-isopentenyl adenosine(37)-C2)-methylthiotransferase MiaB: MIQEIQILNNKSAAQQPKSVEIADSNNGFNVYIETYGCQMNVNDSEIVAGILAQSGFGITDKIDNSNVILLNTCSVRDNAEAKIFKRLEQLRFYRKQNSKLLVGILGCMAERLRGKLVGHQDLVSIVVGPDEYRKVPEMIEQSMNGEVGIAVKLSRVETYDDIIPLRTQGISAWLSIIRGCDKFCTYCVVPYTRGRERSKPFPVVTKELIDLYELGYKEVTLLGQNVNSYIDMENKVDFAKLLVECAKAVPSMRIRYTTSHPYDMTDELIEAMASHHNICNYIHLPVQSGSDRILQMMNRHYTVEHYLERMRKIKELIPNCSLSTDIITGFPTETEDDHKATMDLMAEVRYDGAYMFNYSPRSKTKAYMMEDDVTPDVKGRRLTEIIEQQNKISRELNEAEHGLIHEVLIEGTSKKNKNEWQGRTDTNKVVIFDNYEQNYKVGQTITCKITRSTSGTLFGDVV; this comes from the coding sequence ATGATTCAAGAAATACAAATCTTAAACAATAAATCGGCTGCTCAACAGCCAAAATCAGTTGAAATCGCAGACAGTAACAATGGTTTCAACGTTTACATCGAGACTTACGGTTGCCAAATGAACGTAAACGATTCGGAAATCGTCGCAGGGATTCTTGCCCAATCAGGATTCGGGATAACCGATAAAATTGATAATAGCAACGTTATTTTACTCAATACTTGCTCGGTGCGTGACAATGCCGAAGCCAAAATCTTCAAAAGGCTCGAGCAACTTCGCTTCTATCGCAAGCAGAACTCGAAATTATTGGTAGGAATCCTTGGTTGCATGGCTGAACGTTTGCGTGGTAAGCTCGTCGGTCACCAAGATTTGGTCTCAATCGTGGTCGGTCCCGACGAATATCGCAAAGTGCCGGAAATGATTGAGCAATCTATGAACGGTGAAGTTGGTATCGCGGTAAAATTGAGCCGCGTCGAAACTTATGACGACATCATTCCGCTGCGTACGCAGGGAATAAGTGCTTGGCTTTCGATTATTCGCGGATGCGACAAATTTTGCACTTATTGCGTTGTGCCTTATACACGTGGCAGGGAGCGCTCCAAGCCATTCCCCGTAGTCACAAAAGAGCTGATTGATTTGTACGAACTTGGCTACAAAGAGGTAACTTTGCTCGGGCAAAACGTGAACAGCTATATTGATATGGAAAATAAGGTGGACTTTGCAAAATTGCTCGTCGAATGTGCCAAAGCGGTTCCCTCAATGAGAATTCGCTACACCACATCGCACCCATATGATATGACTGATGAATTAATCGAAGCAATGGCAAGTCACCATAATATTTGCAATTACATCCATCTGCCTGTGCAATCAGGTTCGGACAGGATTTTGCAGATGATGAACCGCCACTATACTGTTGAGCATTATCTGGAGAGAATGAGGAAAATCAAGGAACTCATCCCAAATTGTTCGCTTTCTACAGATATTATTACCGGATTCCCGACCGAAACCGAAGACGACCACAAGGCTACAATGGATTTGATGGCAGAAGTGCGCTACGACGGTGCATATATGTTCAACTATTCGCCACGCTCGAAAACTAAAGCCTATATGATGGAAGACGACGTCACGCCTGATGTCAAAGGGCGCCGCTTGACTGAAATTATCGAGCAACAAAACAAAATCTCTCGCGAATTGAACGAAGCCGAACATGGCTTGATTCACGAAGTCCTAATCGAAGGCACGAGCAAAAAAAATAAGAACGAATGGCAAGGCAGAACCGACACCAACAAAGTAGTAATTTTCGACAACTACGAACAAAACTACAAAGTCGGGCAAACAATCACTTGCAAAATCACCAGGTCAACCTCCGGCACCCTCTTCGGGGATGTGGTGTAG
- a CDS encoding T9SS type A sorting domain-containing protein, whose protein sequence is MKNSNCYSFLVSLLLIITIMGIVQPSKIYSQFISNGSFEIHSDAIYPRGLTGVSPTFSGYFDNELMRCIGFCSNHPFPWNPIDNAVCFGNQMYGNGWYWATYAASPDYFHKGGLFAAQVPYVGVFFDQTEREYRYPYGYPSVNHDDSAFVGLRIRAYKSLHPQFFNSYKEYIQSRLNTTITGPKIYEVKFYVSKSRHIYSSIKNIGVYFTEEFVVNPKTSYISDMWNRNLTDDAQPPNYLTSPQISSDFLLDQTADEFGHGGWQEIKGYFLVDEHEVYNYITIGNFQNDSALWADITPPFLSDDINEYVLYYFIDNLSVTAIDENYTGTCICQKNINKVEITLDSTNQDSLLCCYNYDIYIPASSYGLCGISKIIIRDSETILDEIIADELPPENPTFNGRDPITGTVCLDKFTQQHDITIQFFSRESEESYVLLAHCTQNIPIKCRCDCDDLAPYPYAGNSPKFKLQKVDDSENGNCCWDMVLTNPSTNDENSCELDLSDIYLHIGSSPNLAYYNFTPNLFSLIDSDSYRKKFKAPSDLIIKPGQSINIGRICSNGSPTNETELSFAFSLYEIPGLNVCDTVLKQKISCSDSIGCCNSFVLYADSIRHHIIDTISFCTTTLMLNYINTIEYCDYDDDISVSIYNNTDQVGYISHNFKLSEIYKFPIVISPLIPFTGWKEFCIHITNQRTQEECTKCIWVQCDEINPGEPMNKGSLEKSEKNDVIKIVPNPSDNWVDIYFHSEKEATGIIKLYTIDGDEILNKTTKVHQGKNSARISTGDFPVGMYLLVVNIDGRILSGTISVAR, encoded by the coding sequence ATGAAAAATTCAAATTGTTATTCGTTTTTGGTTTCATTATTGTTAATCATAACGATAATGGGAATAGTACAGCCATCAAAGATTTATTCACAATTTATCTCAAATGGAAGTTTCGAAATTCATTCAGATGCAATCTATCCAAGAGGTTTGACTGGTGTAAGCCCAACTTTTTCCGGATATTTTGACAATGAACTTATGAGATGTATTGGTTTTTGCAGTAATCATCCATTCCCATGGAATCCTATTGATAACGCAGTTTGTTTTGGAAATCAAATGTATGGGAATGGATGGTATTGGGCTACTTATGCCGCCTCTCCTGACTATTTCCATAAAGGTGGGCTATTTGCGGCTCAAGTTCCTTATGTTGGTGTATTTTTTGATCAAACTGAAAGAGAATATAGATATCCATATGGTTATCCGTCTGTGAATCATGATGATAGTGCTTTCGTCGGTTTAAGGATAAGAGCATATAAGTCATTACATCCTCAATTTTTTAATTCATATAAAGAATATATACAGTCTAGATTAAACACAACTATAACCGGACCCAAAATTTACGAAGTTAAATTTTATGTTAGTAAATCTCGTCATATATACAGTTCAATCAAGAACATTGGTGTTTATTTTACAGAAGAATTCGTAGTAAATCCAAAAACATCATATATTAGTGATATGTGGAACAGAAATTTAACAGATGATGCCCAACCCCCTAATTATTTGACAAGTCCTCAAATTTCTAGCGATTTTTTATTAGACCAAACCGCAGATGAATTTGGGCATGGTGGGTGGCAGGAAATTAAAGGTTACTTTTTAGTTGACGAACATGAGGTTTACAATTATATTACAATAGGCAATTTTCAAAATGATTCAGCATTATGGGCTGACATTACTCCACCATTCCTCTCTGATGATATAAACGAATATGTTCTTTATTACTTCATTGATAATTTGTCTGTTACTGCAATTGATGAAAACTACACAGGGACTTGTATTTGCCAAAAAAATATCAACAAAGTAGAAATCACTCTAGATTCAACTAATCAGGATTCATTATTATGCTGCTATAATTATGATATATATATACCGGCTTCGAGTTATGGTTTATGTGGTATAAGCAAAATAATAATCCGTGATAGTGAAACAATCCTTGACGAAATAATTGCCGATGAATTACCTCCAGAGAACCCGACATTTAATGGGAGAGACCCAATAACAGGCACAGTTTGTTTGGATAAATTCACGCAACAGCATGATATAACGATTCAATTTTTTTCTCGAGAATCAGAAGAATCATATGTTTTGCTTGCTCATTGCACCCAAAATATACCTATTAAATGTCGATGTGACTGCGACGATTTGGCTCCATATCCATATGCAGGTAATAGTCCAAAATTCAAATTACAAAAGGTTGATGATTCTGAAAACGGAAACTGTTGTTGGGATATGGTATTAACCAATCCATCAACCAATGACGAAAATTCTTGTGAATTAGATTTATCAGATATTTACTTACATATTGGCTCTTCACCCAATCTTGCATATTACAATTTTACACCTAATCTTTTTTCACTTATAGATTCAGATTCATATCGCAAGAAATTTAAAGCTCCTTCCGATTTAATTATTAAACCGGGGCAATCTATCAATATTGGACGTATTTGTTCAAATGGTTCTCCAACTAATGAAACTGAATTATCATTTGCTTTTTCTCTTTATGAAATTCCAGGTTTAAATGTATGCGATACAGTCCTGAAACAAAAAATTAGTTGTAGTGATTCAATTGGTTGTTGTAATTCATTTGTTTTATATGCAGATTCAATTCGTCATCATATAATAGATACTATTTCATTCTGCACAACAACATTAATGTTGAATTATATCAATACAATAGAATATTGTGATTATGATGATGACATATCTGTCTCCATATATAATAATACAGATCAAGTTGGATATATAAGCCATAATTTTAAATTAAGCGAAATTTATAAATTCCCTATCGTTATAAGTCCATTAATTCCATTTACAGGTTGGAAAGAGTTCTGTATTCATATAACGAACCAAAGAACCCAAGAAGAATGTACCAAATGTATTTGGGTTCAATGCGATGAAATTAACCCTGGTGAGCCTATGAACAAAGGAAGTTTAGAAAAATCAGAAAAAAATGATGTGATTAAAATTGTACCAAATCCATCTGATAATTGGGTAGACATCTACTTCCATTCCGAAAAGGAAGCAACCGGTATCATTAAATTATATACTATTGACGGCGATGAAATTTTAAACAAAACAACAAAAGTTCACCAAGGTAAAAACTCTGCAAGAATATCAACGGGCGATTTCCCTGTGGGTATGTATTTGTTAGTCGTTAACATTGACGGGCGTATTCTGTCCGGCACAATATCAGTAGCACGATGA
- a CDS encoding T9SS type A sorting domain-containing protein — protein MKKSISIISIISMMSVLAIFPTNLKSENPEWMYFPELEDIRGMEAIDHYIYLGLAYPKTGIIRLNLENLKLDTIDPAMVAESFKQDSKGNVWIGTPRGLWETRDKFIINKYDHTNSNLKRYFNGPDLDILCIAIDKYDNKWLGTDSGLVRFDGVEGEFFHHPNKLVSKRFTHVLLDNDGESIWIWRNENYGGIMKFLQGEFINFDTSNSNIVNPRIRGLDIDNNNNLWMIGQYILSLPSSGKLIKYDGDNWEHYDMDNPSIAQLDTDTELKIDKGGTKWIGTRKGGLIKYDGSIWSQYNTENSGISGNRISRIVIDKYGNKWIATGSGINGFPALEVFREGGVFLPTNVQDYIREQDSKTPIVYPNPANEIIKVTDLIKRERSFEISNIMGKVLLNGTFYHEIDVSSLPTGFYFLKVDEFRLKFVKN, from the coding sequence ATGAAAAAAAGCATATCAATAATCAGTATCATCTCTATGATGAGCGTATTAGCTATATTTCCGACTAATCTCAAGTCCGAGAATCCTGAATGGATGTATTTTCCTGAGTTAGAGGACATACGTGGAATGGAGGCTATTGACCATTATATTTATCTCGGTTTAGCTTATCCAAAAACAGGTATCATTAGATTAAATCTTGAAAATCTAAAACTTGACACAATTGACCCAGCTATGGTTGCAGAATCATTCAAACAAGATTCTAAAGGAAATGTTTGGATAGGTACTCCCAGAGGTTTATGGGAAACAAGAGATAAATTTATTATTAATAAGTATGACCATACTAATTCAAATCTGAAACGATATTTTAATGGACCTGATTTAGATATTCTTTGTATTGCGATAGACAAATATGATAATAAGTGGCTTGGAACAGATTCTGGTTTAGTCAGATTTGATGGAGTCGAAGGTGAATTTTTTCACCATCCTAACAAATTGGTATCTAAAAGATTCACTCATGTATTGTTGGATAATGATGGTGAGAGTATTTGGATTTGGAGAAATGAAAATTATGGCGGAATTATGAAATTTTTACAAGGAGAATTTATTAATTTCGATACTTCAAACTCAAACATCGTAAATCCTCGTATTAGGGGTTTGGATATTGACAATAATAATAATCTTTGGATGATAGGACAGTATATATTATCCTTACCATCTTCCGGTAAGTTGATTAAGTATGATGGAGATAATTGGGAGCATTATGACATGGATAATCCATCTATAGCTCAACTTGACACTGATACCGAATTGAAAATTGATAAAGGAGGTACAAAGTGGATTGGTACAAGAAAGGGAGGACTGATCAAATATGACGGAAGTATATGGTCTCAGTACAATACTGAAAATTCCGGAATAAGTGGTAATCGAATTTCAAGAATCGTTATTGATAAATATGGGAATAAATGGATTGCAACAGGAAGTGGAATTAATGGTTTTCCTGCACTTGAAGTTTTCCGAGAAGGTGGAGTTTTCTTACCCACTAACGTTCAAGATTACATACGAGAACAAGACAGCAAAACCCCAATTGTATATCCTAACCCGGCAAATGAAATTATTAAAGTTACTGATTTAATCAAACGCGAGCGTTCATTCGAAATTTCAAATATTATGGGCAAAGTGTTGCTCAATGGTACTTTTTACCATGAAATTGATGTTTCGAGCTTGCCAACCGGTTTTTATTTTTTAAAAGTAGATGAGTTTAGATTGAAATTTGTAAAAAATTAA